Proteins from a genomic interval of Zingiber officinale cultivar Zhangliang chromosome 1B, Zo_v1.1, whole genome shotgun sequence:
- the LOC121987067 gene encoding myb family transcription factor EFM-like, translated as MEEEEEEEEEEEGVVEIYAADQDKKGKAKRSERRLLFDGLDLNKEVFCEGREEGGGDDDDRGSITDEVAGGNSSSNNKDEDEDEDKGEGEDQLGASRVRQYNRSKMPRLRWTPDLHLSFVHAVERLGGTDRATPKLVLQAMNVKGLSIAHVKSHLQMYRSKKLDQVWPEKSPFLPAAASPSGTCLSRGYDNFYYTRSTAADNCSYLHETILYPRTAPVIHSYGMENSARYQSRNLHDTDHFYSLRLNPQLDLQYANFRLQDYMLNHSPVMSLNYLGSTFSHVDRSAATRHEKPSSSVSGSYDRKTLIAGRHYLERLEGSDLNVESEVDLRLSLGRNSVDEEGKGKKRLREEEVKSLRLGHGSLDLTIS; from the exons atggaggaggaggaggaggaggaggaggaggaggagggagtggTGGAGATCTACGCGGCTGATCAGGACAAGAAAGGCAAGGCGAAAAGATCCGAGAGGAGATTATTATTTGATGGATTGGATTTGAACAAGGAGGTGTTCTGTGAGGGGagggaagaaggaggaggagatgaTGATGATAGAGGTAGCATCACTGATGAAGTCGCCGGCGGGAACAGCTCGAGCAACAACAaggacgaggacgaggacgaggacAAAGGCGAAGGAGAAGATCAGCTAGGGGCGTCGAGGGTAAGGCAGTACAACCGTTCGAAGATGCCGAGGCTGCGGTGGACTCCGGATCTTCATCTCTCCTTTGTCCATGCAGTGGAGAGGCTTGGAGGGACAGATA GAGCAACCCCAAAATTGGTACTCCAGGCCATGAACGTGAAGGGGCTGAGCATAGCTCACGTCAAGAGTCACTTGCAG ATGTATCGAAGCAAGAAGCTGGATCAAGTGTGGCCAGAGAAATCACCCTTTCTTCCAG CTGCTGCTTCTCCAAGTGGAACGTGTTTGAGTAGAGGATATGATAATTTTTATTACACAAGAAGTACAGCTGCTGATAATTGTTCATATCTGCATGAGACAATTTTATATCCAAGAACTGCTCCAGTAATCCACTCCTATGGCATGGAGAACAGTGCCCgttatcaatcaaggaaccttCATGACACAGACCACTTTTACAGCCTTAGACTAAACCCTCAGCTGGATCTTCAATACGCCAACTTTAG ATTGCAAGACTACATGCTCAACCATTCGCCTGTCATGAGTCTCAACTATTTGGGATCCACATTTAGtcatgtggatcgatcggctgccACCCGGCACGAGAAGCCATCCTCATCGGTGTCCGGTTCGTATGATCGTAAAACCCTAATTGCGGGAAGGCACTACCTCGAGCGGCTAGAG GGGTCTGACCTTAATGTGGAGTCGGAAGTTGACCTGAGGCTAAGCTTGGGGAGGAACtcagtggatgaagaaggaaaagggAAGAAGAGACTCAGAGAAGAAGAGGTGAAGAGTTTAAGATTAGGGCATGGATCTTTAGATCTCACCATATCCTAA